Proteins from a single region of Tachysurus vachellii isolate PV-2020 chromosome 15, HZAU_Pvac_v1, whole genome shotgun sequence:
- the glod4 gene encoding glyoxalase domain-containing protein 4, translated as MMAFRRVLHFVFKVGDRSKTAVFYRDVLGMKILRHEEFEEGCKASCNGPYDGKWSKTMVGFGPEDDHFVAELTYNYGVGQYKLGNDFLGFTIQSSQAVSNAKKIGWPLTEVGEALYVTEAPGGYPFYLIDKDQPDSDPVQKITLAVSDLQRSVHYWSSLLGMKVMEKSEEKKSVLMGFSESQCKLELQDIRAPVDHGTAFGRIAFSCPREQLPEIEALMKKEKQTILTPLVSLDTPGKATVEVVILADPDGHEICFVGDEAFRQLSAFDPSGNELLNQAMAADKSDEWFAKHKKQKASA; from the exons ATGATGGCGTTCAGACGAGTTttgcattttgtgtttaaagTAGGAGACAGAAGCAAGACAGCTGTGTTTTACAGGGATGTCCTTGGTATGAAG ATTTTACGCCATGAGGAGTTTGAAGAAGGCTGTAAGGCATCGTGTAATGG ACCTTATGATGGAAAGTGGAGTAAAACCATGGTGGGTTTTGGTCCAGAGGATGATCACTTTGTAGCAGAGTTGACATATAATTATGGAGTCGGACAATACAAACTTGGCAATGACTTTTTG GGTTTCACCATACAGTCGAGTCAAGCTGTCAGTAATGCCAAGAAGATAGGCTGGCCTCTTACTGAGGTCGGAGAAGCGCTGTACGTGACAGAAGCACCTGGTGGATATCCGTTCTACCTGATCGACAAAGATCAGCCAGACTCTG ACCCGGTTCAGAAAATCACCCTGGCCGTCTCTGACCTGCAGCGTTCTGTACATTACTGGTCCTCGCTGCTGGGAATGAAAGTGATGGAAAAAAGTGAGGAGAAGAAAAGTGTACTGATGGGATTCTCAGAAAGTCAG TGCAAACTGGAGCTACAGGATATCAGAGCTCCTGTGGATCATGGAACCGCTTTTGGCAGGATTGCGTTTTCTTGCCCACGAGAGCAG TTACCTGAAATTGAAGCTCTGATGAAAAAGGAAAAGCAGACGATCCTGACGCCTCTCGTCAGCCTGGACACTCCGGGGAAGGCAACTGTAGAAGTGGTCATTCTGGCTGATCCT GACGGACATGAGATCTGCTTTGTGGGAGATGAAGCTTTCCGCCAGCTGTCTGCCTTTGACCCCAGTGGAAATGAATTGCTCAATCAG gCCATGGCTGCTGATAAGAGCGACGAATGGTTTGCAAAACACAAAAAGCAGAAAGCGTCAGCATGA